One Drosophila santomea strain STO CAGO 1482 chromosome X, Prin_Dsan_1.1, whole genome shotgun sequence DNA segment encodes these proteins:
- the LOC120456672 gene encoding guanine nucleotide-releasing factor 2 isoform X14 — protein MRVLNTELRLRFKNRKPRPFNRAASADDAMDLGTGMGMGMQTGTGTGIANGTEIGQRLNGATSMNGSISSPSTPGACSSGIGVGGGGCSSSSNNSINSGSYSTACTPPPPTHHHHTQHQQLQGTPAGSSRVGGAGGAGGAGGAGGGSGVPPAPPSAGSSGHKNSLKGTKLARRARSFKDDLIEKISLMRTTNNTLGRSHSPHSPRTKHGSKAPPTTEEVQRSTQTLETHVKDISNALKHFRDVILKKKLEVLPGNGTVILETIASMYSVIQTYTLNENSAIMSCATQQVYQSLGKLIKLCDEVMLSEDSGECASLSNENVREVIDLLEDAVRNLVTLAQGKLKEQDQCAFRYGGSGLGGIGAAAEIMGAVTASPGVSVPGTGIMRVSAAESAAQRTSLPDIALTPKERDILEQHNVNPMRGSHSTESILRDTSPPPKPPLPNRASNPPPLPPKRRSQPGAPAGAAVVGCSSLTSASYAQPHNISLNLDLDCSSNISLLNYGVDRLSVRSRSPDENSQCSFDSALNHSREEEDHQQQQQQQLRSLSKMPTMMDEDMDKMVSYSFVSMREFRTSTQTTDYSIQSSTKSSSSNSEIAFSISESTAVGSSSEYQQISQSVSHSQRHISSSSSSCTTTTTSSSTTTGYGSSSSELEQQQQQQQQQQTTTPAELAPALPPKSTQRSSLTRHESPVVGDELDEALSSSGWASHRSSQSEVAELRQLSPLHHLNHHPHTASAGQLQQWHSKHHSLIEGPRLQLAGSGSCSAFDQRHLDQEPPPLPMKKKHMFQSVAFSVLAYMEICSASTRSIEQHRHTMHACNISRNISHSQTMNIMPMSKELSPELEIPPALPPKNYKQRKATSMVASPTLQPIIVSTPPPSPKPALGENGSTGRPDSRMATVCEELNDAVGSEEAMPEPRSPVLDSNENVSAVDDVRTFYCHSHQLPSEMKMSEDASNADQPITTPQVLEEQEEPTAESRPLVAVHEAGKPENADDEAEVEAEAEAEAERADMLINMLEEVNITRYLILKKREEDGPEVKGGYIDALIVHASRVQKVADNAFCEAFITTFRTFIQPIDVIEKLTHRYTYFFCQVQDNKQKAAKETFALLVRVVNDLTSTDLTSQLLSLLVEFVYQLVCSGQLYLAKLLRNKFVEKVTLYKEPKVYGFVGELGGAGGGPGTGIAGSGGCSAGGGGNQPSLLDLKSLEIAEQMTLLDAELFTKIEIPEVLLFAKDQCEEKSPNLNKFTEHFNKMSYWARSKILRLQDAKEREKHVNKFIKIMKHLRKMNNYNSYLALLSALDSGPIRRLEWQKGITEEVRSFCALIDSSSSFRAYRQALAETNPPCIPYIGLILQDLTFVHVGNQDYLSKGVINFSKRWQQYNIIDNMKRFKKCAYPFRRNERIIRFFDNFKDFMGEEEMWQISEKIKPRGRRPVNY, from the exons ACGGCAGCATCAGTTCTCCATCCACGCCCGGCGCCTGTTCCAGTGGCATCGGAGTGGGCGGTggcggctgcagcagcagcagcaacaacagcatcaaCAGCGGCAGCTACTCCACCGCCTGCACTCCGCCACCACCCACGCACCACCATCACAcgcagcaccagcagctgcaggGCACGCCCGCAGGATCTAGTCGGGTgggaggagcaggtggagcaggtggagcaggtggagcaggTGGTGGAAGTGGAGTGCCACCGGCACCACCCAGTGCCGGATCCTCGGGCCACAAGAACAGTCTGAAGGGCACCAAGCTAGCACGCCGAGCGCGCTCCTTTAAAGACGACCTCATCGAGAAGATTTCCCTGATGCGCACCACCAACAATACTCTGGGTCGCTCCCATTCGCCGCACAGTCCGCGGACCAAGCACGGCTCCAAGGCACCGCCCACCACCGAGGAGGTGCAGCGATCCACCCAAACTCTGGAGACGCACGTCAAGGACATCTCGAACGCGCTCAAGCATTTCCGGGATGTCATACTCAAGAAGAAGCTGGAGGTGTTGCCCGGAAACGGAACGGTCATTCTGGAAACCATAGCCAGCATGTATTCCG TGATCCAAACGTACACCCTGAATGAAAACAGTGCCATCATGAGCTGCGCCACACAGCAGGTTTACCAGAGCCTGGGCAAGCTCATCAAGCTCTGCGACGAGGTGATGCTCTCCGAGGACAGCGGCGAGTGCGCCTCCCTGAGCAACGAGAATGTGCGGGAGGTCATTGATCTTCTGGAGGATGCTGTGCGG AATCTCGTTACGCTGGCGCAGGGCAAACTGAAGGAGCAGGATCAGTGCGCCTTTCGCTATGGTGGATCTGGTTTGGGCGGCATTGGAGCGGCGGCGGAGATCATGGGTGCGGTCACCGCCTCGCCGGGAGTGAGTGTTCCCGGCACTGGCATCATGCGCGTTTCAGCCGCCGAATCAGCTGCCCAGCGAACTTCGTTGCCGGACATTGCACTCACGCCCAAGGAACGCGACATACTGGAGCAGCACAATGTGAATCCCATGCGCGGCTCGCACAGCACCGAAAGCATCCTGCGCGACACGAGTCCACCGCCAAAGCCACCGCTACCCAATAGGGCCAGTAATCCGCCGCCGTTGCCACCCAAGAGACGCAGCCAGCCGGGCGCACCTGCTGGCGCTGCGGTGGTCGGCTGCTCATCGTTGACATCCGCCTCCTACGCCCAGCCCCATAATATCAGCCTGAACTTGGACCTGGACTGCAGTTCCAACATCTCGCTGCTGAACTATGGCGTGGATCG CCTATCTGTGCGGTCGCGGTCACCGGATGAGAATAGTCAGTGCTCCTTTGACTCGGCGTTGAATCACTCACGCGAGGAGGAGgaccaccaacagcaacagcagcagcagctgaggTCGCTCTCGAAGATGCCAACGATGATGGACGAGGACATGGACAAGATGGTCAGCTACA GTTTCGTGTCGATGCGCGAGTTTCGCACTTCCACACAGACGACGGACTACAGCATCCAGTCCTCCACGAAGTCGTCCAGCAGCAATTCGGAGATTGCGTTTAGCATCAGTGAGTCGACGGCGgtcggcagcagcagcgagtaCCAGCAGATTAGCCAGTCGGTGTCGCACAGCCAGCGTCATATATCCTCGAGCAGTAGTAGCtgcaccaccacaaccaccagcagcagcaccaccaccggctatggcagcagcagcagcgaactggagcagcagcagcaacagcagcaacagcagcagacgACGACGCCGGCCGAACTGGCGCCCGCCCTGCCGCCAAAGAGCACCCAACGGAGCAGCCTAACCCGCCACGAGTCGCCCGTTGTTGGCGATGAGCTGGACGAGGCGCTGTCCTCCTCCGGCTGGGCCAGCCACCGGAGCAGCCAGTCAGAGGTGGCCGAGCTGCGCCAACTGTCGCCGCTCCATCACCTCAATCACCATCCGCACACCGCGTCCGCCGGGCAGCTGCAGCAGTGGCACTCGAAGCACCACAGCCTGATCGAGGGACCCCGCCTCCAGCTGGCGGGGAGTGGCAGCTGCAGTGCGTTCGATCAGCGCCACTTGGACCAGGAGCCACCGCCGCTGCCCATGAAGAAGAAGCACA TGTTTCAAAGTGTGGCCTTTTCGG TTCTGGCGTACATGGAAATCTGCTCGGCGTCTACGCGATCCATTGAGCAGCACCGTCACACGATGCACGCCTGCAACATAAGTCGCAACATCTCGCACAGCCAGACCATGAA CATCATGCCCATGAGCAAGGAGCTGTCGCCGGAGCTCGAGATACCGCCTGCCCTGCCGCCAAAGAACTACAAGCAGCGCAAGGCGACAAGCATGGTGGCATCACCCACGCTGCAGCCCATCATTGTGTCCACGCCGCCGCCGAGTCCGAAGCCGGCACTGGGTGAGAATGGGTCGACGGGCAGGCCGGACAGTCGCATGGCCACCGTATGCGAAGAGCTGAACGATGCAGTGGGCAGCGAGGAAGCGATGCCAGAGCCCCGCTCGCCCGTGCTGGACAGCAATGAGAATGTGAGCGCGGTCGATGATGTACGGACGTTCTACTGTCACTCGCATCAGCTGCCCAGTGAGATGAAAATGAGCGAGGACGCGAGCAATGCCGACCAGCCGATAACCACGCCGCAAGTGCttgaggagcaggaggagccaACGGCGGAGTCCCGTCCACTGGTCGCTGTGCACGAGGCGGGTAAGCCAGAGAACGCCGACGATGAAGCGGAGGTcgaggcggaggcggaggcggaggcggagcGAGCGGATATGCTGATCAACATGCTGGAAGAGGTCAACATCACACGGTACCTGATACTCAAGAAGAGAGAGGAGGACGGGCCCGAGGTGAAAGGCGGCTACATCGACGCCCTCATCGTGCACGCCAGCCGTGTGCAGAAGGTCGCCGATAATG CATTCTGCGAGGCCTTCATCACCACCTTTCGCACCTTCATCCAGCCGATCGACGTGATCGAGAAGCTGACCCATCGCTACACATACTTCTTCTGTCAAGTGCAGGACAACAAGCAGAAGGCCGCCAAGGAGACCTTTGCGCTGCTGGTCCGAGTTGTCAACGATCTAAC GTCGACGGATCTTACCAGCCAACTGTTGAGCCTGCTGGTGGAGTTCGTCTATCAGTTGGTATGCTCTGGTCAATTGTACTTGGCCAAGTTGCTGCGCAACAAGTTCGTGGAAAAGGTGACGCTGTACAAGGAGCCCAAGGTGTATGGCTTTGTCGGTGAGTTGGGCGGAGCCGGTGGTGGCCCTGGAACGGGAATCGCTGGCAGTGGTGGATGCAGTGCAGGTGGTGGAGGAAACCAGCCTAGCCTGCTGGACCTCAAGTCGCTGGAGATTGCCGAACAGATGACGCTGCTGGATGCGGAGCTGTTCACGAAGATCGAGATACCCGAAGTATTACTATTTGCCAAAGATCAGTGCGAGGAGAAGTCGCCCAACCTTAACAAATTCACCGAGCACTTCAACAAGATGTCCTACTGGGCGCGCTCCAAAATCCTGCGACTGCAGGATGCCAAGGAGCGGGAGAAGCATGTGAACAAGTTCATCAAAATCATGAAGCATCTACGCAAGATGAACAACTACAACTCGTATCTGGCGCTGTTGTCGGCCCTCGATTCGGGCCCCATTAGAAG ATTGGAGTGGCAAAAGGGCATCACCGAGGAGGTGCGATCCTTCTGCGCCCTCATCGATTCCAGCTCCAGTTTTCGCGCCTATCGACAGGCGCTGGCCGAAACTAATCCGCCCTGCATACCCTACAT CGGCCTAATTCTGCAGGATCTAACGTTTGTGCATGTGGGCAACCAGGACTACCTGTCGAAGGGCGTCATTAACTTCTCTAAGCGCTGGCAGCAGTACAACATAATTGACAACATGAAACGTTTTAAGAAATg TGCCTATCCATTTCGACGCAACGAGCGCATTATACGCTTCTTTGATAACTTCAAGGACTTTATGGGCGAGGAGGAGATGTGGCAGATATCCGAGAAGATAAAGCCACGTGGGCGCCGCCCCGTTAACTATTAG
- the LOC120456672 gene encoding guanine nucleotide-releasing factor 2 isoform X11: MRVLNTELRLRFKNRKPRPFNRAASADDAMDLGTGMGMGMQTGTGTGIANGTEIGQRLNGATSMNGSISSPSTPGACSSGIGVGGGGCSSSSNNSINSGSYSTACTPPPPTHHHHTQHQQLQGTPAGSSRVGGAGGAGGAGGAGGGSGVPPAPPSAGSSGHKNSLKGTKLARRARSFKDDLIEKISLMRTTNNTLGRSHSPHSPRTKHGSKAPPTTEEVQRSTQTLETHVKDISNALKHFRDVILKKKLEVLPGNGTVILETIASMYSVIQTYTLNENSAIMSCATQQVYQSLGKLIKLCDEVMLSEDSGECASLSNENVREVIDLLEDAVRNLVTLAQGKLKEQDQCAFRYGGSGLGGIGAAAEIMGAVTASPGVSVPGTGIMRVSAAESAAQRTSLPDIALTPKERDILEQHNVNPMRGSHSTESILRDTSPPPKPPLPNRASNPPPLPPKRRSQPGAPAGAAVVGCSSLTSASYAQPHNISLNLDLDCSSNISLLNYGVDRLSVRSRSPDENSQCSFDSALNHSREEEDHQQQQQQQLRSLSKMPTMMDEDMDKMVSYSFVSMREFRTSTQTTDYSIQSSTKSSSSNSEIAFSISESTAVGSSSEYQQISQSVSHSQRHISSSSSSCTTTTTSSSTTTGYGSSSSELEQQQQQQQQQQTTTPAELAPALPPKSTQRSSLTRHESPVVGDELDEALSSSGWASHRSSQSEVAELRQLSPLHHLNHHPHTASAGQLQQWHSKHHSLIEGPRLQLAGSGSCSAFDQRHLDQEPPPLPMKKKHMFQSVAFSVLAYMEICSASTRSIEQHRHTMHACNISRNISHSQTMNIMPMSKELSPELEIPPALPPKNYKQRKATSMVASPTLQPIIVSTPPPSPKPALGENGSTGRPDSRMATVCEELNDAVGSEEAMPEPRSPVLDSNENVSAVDDVRTFYCHSHQLPSEMKMSEDASNADQPITTPQVLEEQEEPTAESRPLVAVHEAGKPENADDEAEVEAEAEAEAERADMLINMLEEVNITRYLILKKREEDGPEVKGGYIDALIVHASRVQKVADNGRHSQRKQKQHKHTKSHSHGHLPNSSVVSVNFHSIRAAFCEAFITTFRTFIQPIDVIEKLTHRYTYFFCQVQDNKQKAAKETFALLVRVVNDLTSTDLTSQLLSLLVEFVYQLVCSGQLYLAKLLRNKFVEKVTLYKEPKVYGFVGELGGAGGGPGTGIAGSGGCSAGGGGNQPSLLDLKSLEIAEQMTLLDAELFTKIEIPEVLLFAKDQCEEKSPNLNKFTEHFNKMSYWARSKILRLQDAKEREKHVNKFIKIMKHLRKMNNYNSYLALLSALDSGPIRRLEWQKGITEEVRSFCALIDSSSSFRAYRQALAETNPPCIPYIGLILQDLTFVHVGNQDYLSKGVINFSKRWQQYNIIDNMKRFKKCAYPFRRNERIIRFFDNFKDFMGEEEMWQISEKIKPRGRRPVNY, translated from the exons ACGGCAGCATCAGTTCTCCATCCACGCCCGGCGCCTGTTCCAGTGGCATCGGAGTGGGCGGTggcggctgcagcagcagcagcaacaacagcatcaaCAGCGGCAGCTACTCCACCGCCTGCACTCCGCCACCACCCACGCACCACCATCACAcgcagcaccagcagctgcaggGCACGCCCGCAGGATCTAGTCGGGTgggaggagcaggtggagcaggtggagcaggtggagcaggTGGTGGAAGTGGAGTGCCACCGGCACCACCCAGTGCCGGATCCTCGGGCCACAAGAACAGTCTGAAGGGCACCAAGCTAGCACGCCGAGCGCGCTCCTTTAAAGACGACCTCATCGAGAAGATTTCCCTGATGCGCACCACCAACAATACTCTGGGTCGCTCCCATTCGCCGCACAGTCCGCGGACCAAGCACGGCTCCAAGGCACCGCCCACCACCGAGGAGGTGCAGCGATCCACCCAAACTCTGGAGACGCACGTCAAGGACATCTCGAACGCGCTCAAGCATTTCCGGGATGTCATACTCAAGAAGAAGCTGGAGGTGTTGCCCGGAAACGGAACGGTCATTCTGGAAACCATAGCCAGCATGTATTCCG TGATCCAAACGTACACCCTGAATGAAAACAGTGCCATCATGAGCTGCGCCACACAGCAGGTTTACCAGAGCCTGGGCAAGCTCATCAAGCTCTGCGACGAGGTGATGCTCTCCGAGGACAGCGGCGAGTGCGCCTCCCTGAGCAACGAGAATGTGCGGGAGGTCATTGATCTTCTGGAGGATGCTGTGCGG AATCTCGTTACGCTGGCGCAGGGCAAACTGAAGGAGCAGGATCAGTGCGCCTTTCGCTATGGTGGATCTGGTTTGGGCGGCATTGGAGCGGCGGCGGAGATCATGGGTGCGGTCACCGCCTCGCCGGGAGTGAGTGTTCCCGGCACTGGCATCATGCGCGTTTCAGCCGCCGAATCAGCTGCCCAGCGAACTTCGTTGCCGGACATTGCACTCACGCCCAAGGAACGCGACATACTGGAGCAGCACAATGTGAATCCCATGCGCGGCTCGCACAGCACCGAAAGCATCCTGCGCGACACGAGTCCACCGCCAAAGCCACCGCTACCCAATAGGGCCAGTAATCCGCCGCCGTTGCCACCCAAGAGACGCAGCCAGCCGGGCGCACCTGCTGGCGCTGCGGTGGTCGGCTGCTCATCGTTGACATCCGCCTCCTACGCCCAGCCCCATAATATCAGCCTGAACTTGGACCTGGACTGCAGTTCCAACATCTCGCTGCTGAACTATGGCGTGGATCG CCTATCTGTGCGGTCGCGGTCACCGGATGAGAATAGTCAGTGCTCCTTTGACTCGGCGTTGAATCACTCACGCGAGGAGGAGgaccaccaacagcaacagcagcagcagctgaggTCGCTCTCGAAGATGCCAACGATGATGGACGAGGACATGGACAAGATGGTCAGCTACA GTTTCGTGTCGATGCGCGAGTTTCGCACTTCCACACAGACGACGGACTACAGCATCCAGTCCTCCACGAAGTCGTCCAGCAGCAATTCGGAGATTGCGTTTAGCATCAGTGAGTCGACGGCGgtcggcagcagcagcgagtaCCAGCAGATTAGCCAGTCGGTGTCGCACAGCCAGCGTCATATATCCTCGAGCAGTAGTAGCtgcaccaccacaaccaccagcagcagcaccaccaccggctatggcagcagcagcagcgaactggagcagcagcagcaacagcagcaacagcagcagacgACGACGCCGGCCGAACTGGCGCCCGCCCTGCCGCCAAAGAGCACCCAACGGAGCAGCCTAACCCGCCACGAGTCGCCCGTTGTTGGCGATGAGCTGGACGAGGCGCTGTCCTCCTCCGGCTGGGCCAGCCACCGGAGCAGCCAGTCAGAGGTGGCCGAGCTGCGCCAACTGTCGCCGCTCCATCACCTCAATCACCATCCGCACACCGCGTCCGCCGGGCAGCTGCAGCAGTGGCACTCGAAGCACCACAGCCTGATCGAGGGACCCCGCCTCCAGCTGGCGGGGAGTGGCAGCTGCAGTGCGTTCGATCAGCGCCACTTGGACCAGGAGCCACCGCCGCTGCCCATGAAGAAGAAGCACA TGTTTCAAAGTGTGGCCTTTTCGG TTCTGGCGTACATGGAAATCTGCTCGGCGTCTACGCGATCCATTGAGCAGCACCGTCACACGATGCACGCCTGCAACATAAGTCGCAACATCTCGCACAGCCAGACCATGAA CATCATGCCCATGAGCAAGGAGCTGTCGCCGGAGCTCGAGATACCGCCTGCCCTGCCGCCAAAGAACTACAAGCAGCGCAAGGCGACAAGCATGGTGGCATCACCCACGCTGCAGCCCATCATTGTGTCCACGCCGCCGCCGAGTCCGAAGCCGGCACTGGGTGAGAATGGGTCGACGGGCAGGCCGGACAGTCGCATGGCCACCGTATGCGAAGAGCTGAACGATGCAGTGGGCAGCGAGGAAGCGATGCCAGAGCCCCGCTCGCCCGTGCTGGACAGCAATGAGAATGTGAGCGCGGTCGATGATGTACGGACGTTCTACTGTCACTCGCATCAGCTGCCCAGTGAGATGAAAATGAGCGAGGACGCGAGCAATGCCGACCAGCCGATAACCACGCCGCAAGTGCttgaggagcaggaggagccaACGGCGGAGTCCCGTCCACTGGTCGCTGTGCACGAGGCGGGTAAGCCAGAGAACGCCGACGATGAAGCGGAGGTcgaggcggaggcggaggcggaggcggagcGAGCGGATATGCTGATCAACATGCTGGAAGAGGTCAACATCACACGGTACCTGATACTCAAGAAGAGAGAGGAGGACGGGCCCGAGGTGAAAGGCGGCTACATCGACGCCCTCATCGTGCACGCCAGCCGTGTGCAGAAGGTCGCCGATAATGGTAGGCATTCGCAGCGCAAGCAGAAGCAGCACAAACATACCAAATCTCATTCGCATGGTCATTTACCCAACTCCTCTGTTGTCTCTGTCaatttccattccattcgtGCAGCATTCTGCGAGGCCTTCATCACCACCTTTCGCACCTTCATCCAGCCGATCGACGTGATCGAGAAGCTGACCCATCGCTACACATACTTCTTCTGTCAAGTGCAGGACAACAAGCAGAAGGCCGCCAAGGAGACCTTTGCGCTGCTGGTCCGAGTTGTCAACGATCTAAC GTCGACGGATCTTACCAGCCAACTGTTGAGCCTGCTGGTGGAGTTCGTCTATCAGTTGGTATGCTCTGGTCAATTGTACTTGGCCAAGTTGCTGCGCAACAAGTTCGTGGAAAAGGTGACGCTGTACAAGGAGCCCAAGGTGTATGGCTTTGTCGGTGAGTTGGGCGGAGCCGGTGGTGGCCCTGGAACGGGAATCGCTGGCAGTGGTGGATGCAGTGCAGGTGGTGGAGGAAACCAGCCTAGCCTGCTGGACCTCAAGTCGCTGGAGATTGCCGAACAGATGACGCTGCTGGATGCGGAGCTGTTCACGAAGATCGAGATACCCGAAGTATTACTATTTGCCAAAGATCAGTGCGAGGAGAAGTCGCCCAACCTTAACAAATTCACCGAGCACTTCAACAAGATGTCCTACTGGGCGCGCTCCAAAATCCTGCGACTGCAGGATGCCAAGGAGCGGGAGAAGCATGTGAACAAGTTCATCAAAATCATGAAGCATCTACGCAAGATGAACAACTACAACTCGTATCTGGCGCTGTTGTCGGCCCTCGATTCGGGCCCCATTAGAAG ATTGGAGTGGCAAAAGGGCATCACCGAGGAGGTGCGATCCTTCTGCGCCCTCATCGATTCCAGCTCCAGTTTTCGCGCCTATCGACAGGCGCTGGCCGAAACTAATCCGCCCTGCATACCCTACAT CGGCCTAATTCTGCAGGATCTAACGTTTGTGCATGTGGGCAACCAGGACTACCTGTCGAAGGGCGTCATTAACTTCTCTAAGCGCTGGCAGCAGTACAACATAATTGACAACATGAAACGTTTTAAGAAATg TGCCTATCCATTTCGACGCAACGAGCGCATTATACGCTTCTTTGATAACTTCAAGGACTTTATGGGCGAGGAGGAGATGTGGCAGATATCCGAGAAGATAAAGCCACGTGGGCGCCGCCCCGTTAACTATTAG